AGAAAGAGGCGGGTCAAAAAATGTCAGACCTGAAATGCTGCGGGACATTCTTGAGAAGAGCAGATTTACCGGTGCAGTAGGTATAGAAGCAGAGATTGCCATAATAAATGCCGGAGGAAAGGCAGATTCATTCTTTGGTGCACGCGAAGGAGTAATAGAAGCGGCAGTTCACGGACTTGACTGTGCAGTCGTAATCGTAGATGAAGAGTTCACAGACTTCTTAAAACGGCTTGAAACTGCAAACCTGAGATATGTGATTCATGACCTGATATCACGATGAAAATTATAATATCCCCAAATAAAAGTCAGTACAGTCTTTTCTTTTACAACAGACAGTCTGTTACAGCAACAGGAACTGTTGAACTTTCAAAGACCTCAAGAGGTTACAGGCCAAAGAATTTCCGGATGAGGCAGACCGGCGGCAGGCATTATAAAAATACCCCTACAAAAGATCTGATAAACCTCCTCAGGCATGCTGACATCAGAATAACCTCAGAAGACAAAAAAATAGAATCTTTTCTCTCTGACCTCCAGATTAAATTTGCCCGCCTTACGGCATGCAGAATCTGCCTGGTTGAGGACAGGATAACCCCGCTTAAAAAGAAAAATTCAGTCAGTTACGGAAAGGAGAAGATCTGCCTCGACTGTGCAAAGAAGGAGCTTAGAAGAGAACTTGGCTTTATGGGCGGCATGGGCATTATGTCCACTGATCATCTTGAAAGGCTCCTGGAACTGTATATGGACCTTGACAGGGTTTTAGGCATAGTTCAGCCTGAAAATCCGGAAAAATCAAATACCCTCTTTGACACACTTGAGGCACATGAAATAAAAGAGACAACTGCATTAAAGGACCTTCCCCTCCCCAAAAAATTCATAGAGGCATCAGGTGTAGAAAACCTCATGCCCGTTCAGGAGTTATGCGTCAAAAGCGGCCTGTTATCAGGGCGTGACATCCTTGCAGTTGCAGCAACGGCAAGCGGAAAGACATTCATCGGCGAGATGGCCGGAATTAAGAACCATTCCGAAGGCAGAGGCAATATGCTCTTCCTGGTTCCGCTGGTTGCACTTGCAAACCAGAAATATTCAAGATTTACAAAGAGATACCCATACCTTAATGTCGCCCTTAAAACCGGAGTTTCAAGGCTCAATATTCCGGAAACAAAGATAAAAGCACGCAGAAATATCGAATCATCAATAATTGTCGGGACATATGAGGGGATTGATCATCATCTCAGGCTTGGACGGGAGTTAAGGAATATCGGTACTGTTGTTATTGACGAGGTCCAGACCCTTGAAGATCCTGAAAGAGGACACAGACTTGACGGGCTTATTGCAAGGCTTAAGAAAGTTGCACCACAGGCCCAGTATCTCTACCTCAGTGCCACAATCGGCCTGCCGCATCTCCTTGCAGGGAAACTGAATGCCGAACTTGTCAGTTATGCTGAACGTCCCGTTGCCCTTGAGAGGCACCTGATATTTCTTGAGAAGAAACAGAAAGTGCCGACAATAAAGAGAATGGTAAATATTGAATTTCAGAAGAAGTCATCCAAAGGCTACAGGGGCCAGACGATAGTCTTCACAAATTCAAGGGCTAAATGCCATGAGATCGCAGCAGCGATTGGCAAC
The sequence above is a segment of the Methanoplanus limicola DSM 2279 genome. Coding sequences within it:
- a CDS encoding DEAD/DEAH box helicase — protein: MKIIISPNKSQYSLFFYNRQSVTATGTVELSKTSRGYRPKNFRMRQTGGRHYKNTPTKDLINLLRHADIRITSEDKKIESFLSDLQIKFARLTACRICLVEDRITPLKKKNSVSYGKEKICLDCAKKELRRELGFMGGMGIMSTDHLERLLELYMDLDRVLGIVQPENPEKSNTLFDTLEAHEIKETTALKDLPLPKKFIEASGVENLMPVQELCVKSGLLSGRDILAVAATASGKTFIGEMAGIKNHSEGRGNMLFLVPLVALANQKYSRFTKRYPYLNVALKTGVSRLNIPETKIKARRNIESSIIVGTYEGIDHHLRLGRELRNIGTVVIDEVQTLEDPERGHRLDGLIARLKKVAPQAQYLYLSATIGLPHLLAGKLNAELVSYAERPVALERHLIFLEKKQKVPTIKRMVNIEFQKKSSKGYRGQTIVFTNSRAKCHEIAAAIGNNAAPYHAGLTAKEKHEVEDKFENGKISAVVTTAALAAGVDFPASQVIFESLAMGIEWLKVQEFLQMMGRAGRPDYHDTGKVVILAEPGASYSRETKITEEEVAINLLKGEMFEVAPVYDDEQSSEEFAANAIVCKGNIKDIEMMQNTMVGEMQDIAGVLKNEGLITYNRDRITVSPLAKIMAEHFIGIERLRMITKLVKVRKNPVDIIAELDCPEDD